A stretch of the Sulfurimonas sp. HSL3-1 genome encodes the following:
- a CDS encoding cache domain-containing protein, with protein sequence MKRKASHGLWHTISLEKINFLAIVALFCFAMLFTLLVIFEEYRDFDRDAAQMRATYLQQQEELIREETQRALSFVEHEYARWHGQLDEAVLQRNIIDAINALYDRGDGSKYIFVYTLEGININDPNKPENYGKDMLDIEDVDGVKILRELIAAAGTGGFVRYVWEKPTTGKLSPKIATAVAFEPWQWLIGTGVYLDDIDALIAEKKLQKRDQLIKYVMEILTLSAILFALALSGIKLINKVLRDEIRTFSDFFSLAASRYVVIEREQIRIAEFQTLVEHVNAMVDTIHSRNLELSDLNASLEQKVRDKTAKLQKEKAFSDQLVQSQDAFIKQSIHEVNTPLAVIMTQIDLYRHMHGEDRYLGHIEAAAKMLHTIFDDLRYMVKKERIDYPSDTIDLGAFLQRRLVFFESVMAANRLKVAARIAEAVPVCINEEELRRLVDNNLSNAIKYAYPDSTVDVELEVVAQTARMRFTTRSNPIDHPEKVFEAFYREADELSGFGLGLHLVKSICNKYGIETEISSEAGVTAFTYIIAKGGCDENSVA encoded by the coding sequence TTGAAAAGAAAAGCATCGCACGGCCTGTGGCATACGATCAGCCTGGAGAAGATCAACTTCCTGGCCATTGTGGCACTCTTCTGCTTTGCGATGCTCTTTACGCTGCTGGTCATTTTCGAAGAGTACCGGGATTTTGACCGGGATGCGGCCCAGATGCGCGCGACCTACCTGCAGCAGCAAGAAGAGTTGATCCGGGAGGAGACGCAACGCGCGCTCAGTTTCGTCGAGCACGAGTACGCACGCTGGCACGGGCAGCTCGACGAGGCGGTGCTCCAGCGCAACATTATCGACGCGATCAACGCCCTCTACGACCGGGGCGACGGCAGCAAGTATATCTTTGTCTATACCCTTGAGGGCATCAACATCAACGACCCGAACAAGCCGGAAAACTACGGCAAGGATATGCTGGACATCGAGGATGTGGACGGTGTGAAGATCCTGCGCGAACTGATCGCGGCGGCAGGCACCGGGGGATTTGTCCGCTACGTCTGGGAGAAACCGACGACGGGCAAGCTCTCCCCGAAGATTGCGACGGCGGTGGCCTTCGAACCCTGGCAGTGGCTGATTGGTACGGGGGTCTACCTTGACGATATCGATGCCCTGATCGCAGAGAAGAAGCTTCAAAAGCGCGACCAGCTTATCAAGTACGTGATGGAGATCCTCACCCTCAGCGCCATTCTCTTCGCCCTGGCGCTGAGCGGGATCAAACTGATCAACAAGGTACTGCGCGACGAGATCCGTACCTTCAGCGACTTCTTCTCCCTTGCCGCGTCGCGCTACGTCGTCATCGAGCGCGAACAGATACGGATCGCGGAGTTCCAGACCCTCGTCGAACACGTCAACGCCATGGTCGATACGATCCACAGCCGCAACCTCGAGCTCTCCGACCTCAACGCCTCACTGGAGCAGAAGGTGCGGGACAAAACGGCCAAACTGCAGAAGGAGAAGGCCTTCAGCGACCAGCTCGTGCAGTCGCAGGACGCTTTTATCAAGCAGTCCATCCACGAGGTCAACACCCCGCTGGCGGTGATTATGACGCAGATCGACCTCTACCGCCACATGCACGGCGAGGACCGCTACCTCGGCCATATCGAAGCGGCGGCAAAGATGCTCCATACGATCTTCGACGACCTGCGCTACATGGTGAAAAAAGAGCGGATCGACTACCCCTCCGACACGATCGACCTGGGAGCTTTTTTGCAGAGGCGGCTTGTATTTTTCGAGAGTGTCATGGCGGCGAACCGCCTGAAAGTGGCGGCAAGGATCGCGGAGGCGGTCCCGGTCTGTATCAACGAGGAGGAGCTGCGGCGCCTCGTCGACAACAACCTCTCCAACGCCATCAAGTACGCCTATCCCGACAGCACCGTCGACGTCGAGCTGGAGGTGGTGGCACAGACGGCCCGGATGCGTTTCACGACGCGCTCGAACCCGATCGACCACCCGGAGAAGGTCTTCGAAGCCTTCTACCGGGAAGCGGACGAGCTGAGCGGTTTCGGGTTGGGGCTGCACCTGGTCAAATCGATCTGCAACAAGTACGGCATCGAGACGGAG